The following coding sequences lie in one Azospirillum humicireducens genomic window:
- a CDS encoding type VI secretion system Vgr family protein, giving the protein MSDAPTISQTGRLLSLTSPLGADVLIPVAVEGEEGLSRLFRYTITMISPRMTIAPADILGKSLTLSVARQGGNPRVINGIVKSFSAGPLALRGYRRYTAEIVPSLWLATLRSDCQVFQDKSVVQIVDAMLSDCGVTEVKKQGLSGTHNARPVCVQYRESHYDFIARLLQDEGIFFYFQHAAGKHTLVLSDSASGYTDCLDKDVIHAAASQGNTLVIDGWSHSQSYVSGKWTLKDYNFETPSTDLTASTTTVLGVSAFKSHEMFDYPGGHMVKADGSTLSRLRMEETESGYERVEGTATYRGLFAGGKISMAGHAVTAEVGKGYVITELTLNAQDQSHLGNGGVPPSFSCSFAAIPEATVFRPPPVPRPRTHGPDTATVVGPSGEEIYCDKYGRVRVQFHWDRKGTDDEKSFVWLRVAQTMAGKNWGTIFTPRVGMEVLVDYIGGDPDRPLIVGCVYNAENMPPYTLPDNKTQSGIKTRSSKGGDAAAFNELRFEDKKDAEEIYFHAQKDFKRVVENDDTLQVDHDQTITVKNDRTETVSEGNEAVTIAKGNRSVTVSEGNDTHDVTKGNQTLTVGEGNRTVTVSKGNDTHTVSKGNRTVDVGQGNDSLTVGQGNMAIDVKQGDYALKLGMGDVSVKASTGKITMEATTSIELKVGGNSVKIDQTGITVKGLMVKVTGDSQVQIKGAMTQVNGDAMVQVKGGVVTIN; this is encoded by the coding sequence ATGTCGGATGCGCCCACCATCTCGCAGACCGGCCGGCTTCTGTCGCTGACCTCGCCGCTCGGCGCGGACGTGCTGATTCCGGTTGCCGTCGAGGGGGAGGAAGGGCTGTCGCGCCTGTTCCGCTATACCATCACCATGATCTCGCCGCGGATGACCATCGCGCCGGCCGACATCCTGGGAAAGTCGCTGACGCTGTCCGTGGCGCGCCAGGGTGGCAATCCGCGCGTCATCAACGGCATCGTGAAGAGTTTTTCCGCCGGGCCGCTGGCGCTTCGCGGCTATCGCCGCTACACGGCGGAGATCGTTCCGTCCCTGTGGCTGGCGACCCTGCGTTCCGACTGCCAGGTGTTCCAGGACAAGAGCGTCGTGCAGATCGTCGACGCCATGCTGTCCGACTGCGGCGTGACCGAGGTGAAGAAGCAGGGGCTGTCCGGCACCCACAACGCCCGCCCGGTCTGCGTGCAGTACCGCGAGAGCCATTACGACTTCATCGCCCGCCTGCTGCAGGACGAGGGCATCTTTTTCTATTTCCAGCACGCGGCCGGCAAGCACACGCTGGTGCTGAGCGACAGCGCGTCGGGCTACACCGACTGCCTGGACAAGGACGTCATCCACGCTGCCGCGTCGCAGGGCAACACGCTGGTGATCGACGGCTGGTCGCATTCCCAATCCTATGTGTCCGGCAAATGGACGCTGAAGGATTACAATTTCGAGACGCCAAGCACCGACCTGACCGCCAGCACCACCACGGTGCTCGGCGTATCCGCCTTCAAGTCGCACGAGATGTTCGACTATCCCGGCGGCCATATGGTCAAGGCCGACGGCAGCACCCTGTCCCGTCTGCGCATGGAAGAAACGGAAAGCGGCTATGAGCGGGTGGAGGGCACGGCGACCTACCGGGGCCTGTTCGCCGGCGGCAAGATCTCCATGGCCGGCCATGCGGTGACGGCGGAGGTCGGCAAGGGCTATGTCATCACCGAACTGACGCTGAACGCACAGGACCAGAGCCATCTGGGCAATGGCGGCGTTCCGCCGTCCTTCTCCTGCAGCTTTGCCGCGATCCCCGAGGCCACGGTGTTCCGTCCGCCACCGGTGCCGCGCCCGCGCACCCATGGTCCCGACACCGCGACCGTCGTCGGTCCCAGCGGCGAGGAGATCTATTGCGACAAGTACGGCCGCGTCCGGGTGCAGTTCCATTGGGACCGCAAGGGCACCGACGACGAGAAGAGTTTCGTCTGGCTGCGCGTCGCCCAGACCATGGCCGGCAAGAACTGGGGCACCATCTTCACCCCGCGCGTCGGCATGGAGGTGCTGGTCGATTATATCGGCGGCGATCCGGACCGTCCGCTGATCGTCGGCTGCGTCTACAATGCCGAGAACATGCCGCCCTACACGCTGCCCGACAACAAGACGCAGAGCGGCATCAAGACCCGGTCCAGCAAGGGCGGCGACGCGGCCGCCTTCAACGAGCTGCGCTTCGAGGACAAGAAGGACGCCGAGGAGATCTATTTCCACGCCCAGAAGGACTTCAAGCGGGTGGTGGAGAATGACGACACGCTGCAGGTCGACCACGACCAGACCATCACCGTCAAGAACGACCGCACCGAAACGGTTTCGGAGGGCAACGAAGCGGTCACCATCGCCAAGGGCAACCGCAGCGTCACCGTATCGGAAGGCAACGATACCCACGACGTGACGAAGGGTAACCAGACCCTGACGGTGGGGGAGGGCAACCGGACCGTCACCGTCAGCAAGGGCAACGACACCCACACCGTCAGCAAGGGCAACCGGACGGTGGATGTGGGGCAGGGCAACGACAGCCTTACCGTCGGCCAGGGCAACATGGCGATCGATGTGAAGCAGGGCGACTACGCGCTGAAGCTCGGGATGGGCGACGTGTCGGTCAAGGCCAGCACCGGCAAGATCACGATGGAGGCCACCACCTCCATCGAGCTGAAGGTCGGCGGCAACAGCGTCAAGATCGACCAGACCGGAATCACCGTCAAAGGCCTGATGGTCAAGGTCACCGGCGACAGCCAGGTGCAGATCAAGGGCGCGATGACGCAGGTGAACGGGGATGCGATGGTCCAGGTCAAGGGCGGCGTGGTAACCATCAATTGA
- a CDS encoding type VI secretion system-associated FHA domain protein → MKLRLTLIQCPPAQGGDIARDLGTGRLVIGRGPDCDWVLNDPERMLSKIHCMVEFKGGVYIVIDSSTNGVFLNDAPTPIGRGNSAVVGEGDRLRMGGFVMRAGFAAEEAPPANDPFLAVLRGSDEPAQAPAASPEDDPFALPAFGRGPVSVMPIPEDDDLFGDLPQREERWGGQVGGNSGSGWQPTAAATAPGGDPDWPGSTQTDFSPDSLGTIRVSTEQPGFGSANFDAGFDKGSGGSSIPDDWLDDPIDLPPSAQPSNPPPTQPVATPPSASPAVPLDDWADEPLVPAAFGARRSPFAVPSADPSSDALSRALVDVVLSLVRRQAALEALLGLDPDDTMAQGDSVLRRAVDADDALARLRALPPAEAAALLQAAVSDGAAHQSALLAAVRELTGETADGGTRLAALYRRLLPIHRHALGG, encoded by the coding sequence ATGAAGTTGCGCCTGACCCTGATTCAATGCCCGCCCGCGCAGGGCGGCGACATCGCCCGCGATCTCGGCACCGGACGTCTGGTGATCGGCCGCGGCCCCGACTGCGACTGGGTGCTGAACGATCCGGAGCGGATGCTGTCCAAGATCCACTGCATGGTGGAGTTCAAGGGCGGCGTCTACATCGTCATCGACAGTTCCACCAACGGCGTCTTCCTGAATGACGCCCCGACCCCCATCGGCCGCGGCAACTCCGCCGTGGTGGGGGAGGGCGACCGGCTGCGGATGGGCGGCTTCGTCATGCGCGCCGGATTCGCCGCGGAGGAGGCGCCGCCTGCCAACGATCCCTTCCTGGCCGTGCTGCGCGGCTCCGACGAGCCGGCGCAGGCGCCTGCCGCCTCGCCGGAGGACGATCCCTTCGCCCTGCCGGCCTTCGGGCGCGGGCCGGTCTCGGTGATGCCGATTCCAGAGGACGACGACCTGTTCGGCGATCTGCCGCAGCGGGAGGAGCGCTGGGGCGGCCAGGTGGGCGGCAACTCGGGGAGCGGCTGGCAGCCCACCGCAGCCGCCACTGCGCCCGGCGGCGATCCTGACTGGCCGGGTTCCACCCAGACCGATTTCTCGCCGGACAGCCTTGGCACCATCCGGGTGTCGACCGAACAGCCAGGCTTCGGCAGTGCCAACTTCGATGCCGGATTCGATAAGGGCAGTGGCGGTTCGTCGATTCCCGACGACTGGCTGGACGATCCCATCGACCTGCCGCCTTCCGCCCAGCCGTCCAACCCGCCGCCCACCCAGCCCGTCGCGACGCCCCCGTCCGCCTCTCCCGCGGTTCCGCTTGACGACTGGGCCGACGAACCGCTGGTCCCGGCGGCCTTCGGGGCGCGTCGGTCGCCCTTTGCCGTCCCGTCTGCCGATCCGTCCTCCGACGCCCTCAGCCGTGCGCTCGTCGATGTCGTGCTGTCGCTGGTGCGACGGCAGGCGGCGCTGGAGGCTCTGCTCGGCCTCGACCCTGACGACACGATGGCGCAGGGGGACTCCGTCCTGCGCCGGGCCGTGGATGCCGACGACGCCTTGGCCCGCCTGCGCGCGCTGCCGCCCGCCGAGGCGGCGGCGCTGTTGCAGGCTGCGGTCTCGGACGGTGCGGCCCACCAGTCGGCCCTGTTGGCGGCGGTGCGCGAACTGACGGGGGAGACCGCCGACGGCGGCACCCGATTGGCGGCGCTCTACCGCCGGCTCCTGCCGATCCACCGCCACGCGCTGGGCGGCTGA
- a CDS encoding Hcp family type VI secretion system effector, protein MAIYIKYDGIDGEATHETHKKWLDVSSLQWGVGRAISTPSGSTANREASEPSVSEVTITKLMDSSSPKFFVESCTGAIGKKVQIHLVTTGSPGNTYAEYTLTNALVSAYSMSSGGDRPSESISISFTKMEYKFIPYDDKNKAGTPISVSYDLSTTKSA, encoded by the coding sequence ATGGCGATCTATATCAAGTACGACGGCATCGACGGCGAGGCCACGCATGAAACCCACAAGAAGTGGCTGGACGTCAGCTCGCTCCAGTGGGGCGTCGGCCGCGCCATCAGCACCCCGTCGGGCTCCACCGCCAACCGTGAGGCGTCCGAGCCGTCGGTGTCGGAAGTGACCATCACCAAGCTGATGGACAGCTCCTCGCCGAAGTTCTTCGTCGAATCCTGCACCGGCGCCATCGGCAAGAAGGTTCAGATCCATCTCGTCACCACTGGCAGCCCGGGCAACACCTATGCCGAGTACACCCTGACCAACGCCCTGGTCTCGGCCTACTCGATGTCGTCGGGCGGCGACCGTCCGTCGGAATCGATCTCCATCAGCTTCACCAAGATGGAGTACAAGTTCATTCCGTACGACGACAAGAACAAGGCCGGCACGCCGATCTCGGTCTCCTACGACCTGTCGACGACCAAGAGCGCCTAA
- a CDS encoding DUF6931 family protein: MDIGHLPKLRFARAAEAVAGLDLSQEAKALFAPNAPTAVFLKALIDAELYADAIRLLAIALPRREAVWWGCLSARGALPAEPAPADVAALEAAEAWVYRPTEENRRTCFAPAEAMNFETACAYAAMAAFWSGGSLAPPDAAVVVPPGDGLTGTAAAAAVLLATAAVPKEIKARHRAALAQALDIANGGSGKVGAA; encoded by the coding sequence GTGGACATCGGGCATTTGCCGAAGTTGCGCTTCGCCCGTGCGGCCGAAGCGGTCGCGGGGCTGGACCTGTCGCAGGAGGCGAAGGCGCTGTTCGCGCCGAACGCCCCGACGGCGGTCTTCCTGAAGGCGCTGATCGACGCCGAACTCTATGCGGACGCCATCCGGCTGTTGGCCATTGCCTTGCCGCGCCGCGAGGCCGTGTGGTGGGGATGTCTGTCCGCCCGCGGCGCGCTGCCGGCCGAGCCGGCGCCGGCCGATGTTGCGGCGCTGGAGGCGGCGGAGGCCTGGGTCTACCGCCCGACGGAGGAGAACCGCCGCACCTGCTTCGCCCCCGCCGAGGCGATGAATTTCGAGACCGCCTGTGCCTATGCCGCCATGGCCGCCTTCTGGTCGGGCGGCAGCCTCGCCCCGCCCGATGCGGCGGTGGTGGTGCCGCCGGGCGACGGGCTGACCGGGACGGCCGCCGCCGCTGCCGTGCTGCTCGCCACCGCTGCGGTGCCCAAGGAGATCAAGGCGCGCCATCGCGCGGCGCTGGCCCAGGCGCTGGACATCGCCAACGGCGGCAGCGGCAAGGTGGGAGCGGCATGA